The following proteins are co-located in the Dyadobacter chenwenxiniae genome:
- a CDS encoding agmatine deiminase family protein produces the protein MTFSIVPDINTSLTPGELGFTFPAEWFPHRATWLTFPHNEASWQDERLAKMRPQYLAFIKAISQGENVGIIANDTNLKEFITNELDRTGVDLARIEFVVKPTNDAWCRDHGPSFVINEKTKEKAIVNWGHNAWGGKYPPYDDDNRTPEAIANYLNLPVFNPGIIIEGGAVEFNGAGSLLTSKSCLLNPNRNPHLNQGQIEAILCQYYGIEQILWVEGGIVGDDTDGHIDDTTRFINEDTVIACVEHDPNDENFEILKTNLQMLKGMRLVNGKQLNIIEIPMPKAVIIDDFRTPGSYANFLICNAGVIVPVFKNPNDQVAIDILEKAFPDRRIIPLEATEIIWGQGSFHCLSQQEPLL, from the coding sequence ATGACTTTTTCAATTGTGCCTGATATAAACACTTCATTGACGCCGGGGGAACTCGGTTTTACGTTTCCAGCCGAATGGTTTCCTCACCGCGCCACCTGGCTTACATTTCCGCATAACGAGGCTTCCTGGCAGGACGAAAGGCTTGCTAAGATGCGTCCGCAATATCTTGCTTTCATCAAGGCCATCAGCCAGGGCGAAAATGTCGGGATCATTGCCAATGATACCAACCTTAAAGAATTTATTACAAATGAACTCGATCGCACAGGCGTTGACCTTGCCAGGATTGAATTTGTAGTTAAGCCAACTAATGATGCCTGGTGCAGGGATCACGGGCCTTCTTTTGTTATTAATGAAAAAACAAAAGAAAAAGCAATCGTAAACTGGGGACATAATGCATGGGGAGGCAAATATCCACCCTACGACGATGATAACCGGACACCGGAAGCCATTGCCAATTATTTGAACCTGCCTGTATTCAACCCCGGGATCATTATCGAAGGCGGCGCGGTGGAATTCAACGGAGCCGGAAGCCTGCTAACCAGCAAGTCTTGCCTGCTAAACCCAAACCGGAACCCGCATTTAAACCAAGGCCAGATCGAAGCGATCCTCTGCCAATATTACGGAATCGAGCAAATTCTCTGGGTTGAAGGCGGCATTGTCGGCGACGATACAGATGGCCACATTGACGACACCACGCGTTTTATCAATGAAGACACGGTTATTGCCTGTGTCGAGCACGATCCGAATGATGAGAATTTTGAAATATTGAAAACCAATCTGCAAATGCTGAAAGGCATGCGTCTGGTTAATGGTAAGCAGCTCAATATCATCGAAATCCCAATGCCCAAAGCCGTCATCATCGACGATTTCCGCACGCCGGGTTCGTATGCGAATTTTTTGATTTGTAATGCTGGTGTTATTGTGCCTGTTTTCAAAAACCCCAATGACCAGGTTGCCATTGACATTCTTGAAAAAGCGTTTCCGGACAGAAGGATCATCCCGCTGGAAGCAACAGAGATCATTTGGGGACAGGGAAGCTTCCACTGTTTAAGTCAGCAGGAGCCGCTGTTGTAA
- a CDS encoding pyridoxal phosphate-dependent aminotransferase, producing the protein MTQKMDRRNLLKSGLMAIGGMTLAPHLSMGAFSNAPLSLDPENRIFRSPMVREHFLPNDRKAPKIIAKLNSNENPYGPPMSAQKAVADSVKNGNRYAWKEMYDLIDKIAKKEGVSADHIMMGPGSSDLLEKVALVTFMNGKGNIVSADPCYMSLVQVAKSVGATWKPVPCTADWSHDLKAMEAAVDSETKLVYVCNPNNPTGAITKGQDLIDFCSRVSEKVPVFVDEAYIELAVGADTQSMVSLLSQKKNVIVARTFSKIMGMAGIRVGYMVALPSYLATINKITRGGMGISYTSIFAASASLDDADFQGNTRKLNHEAKLYLYENLDKLGYKYIPSYTNFVLFPISIPGKELLTKMSEKGVAVRSFDIQNKPWCRVSIGTMDEMKAFVGALNQLS; encoded by the coding sequence ATGACTCAAAAAATGGACCGTCGAAATCTTTTAAAATCCGGTTTAATGGCAATCGGAGGAATGACTTTGGCACCGCATCTGAGCATGGGTGCATTTTCAAACGCGCCGCTTAGTCTGGACCCTGAAAACCGTATTTTCCGTAGCCCAATGGTAAGAGAGCACTTTTTACCAAACGACCGCAAAGCGCCGAAAATTATTGCGAAACTGAACTCCAATGAAAATCCATACGGCCCACCGATGTCTGCACAAAAGGCAGTTGCGGATTCTGTAAAAAACGGAAACCGTTATGCATGGAAGGAAATGTATGATTTGATTGATAAAATCGCCAAGAAAGAAGGTGTTTCTGCCGACCACATTATGATGGGCCCTGGATCATCCGATCTTTTGGAAAAAGTGGCTTTGGTAACATTCATGAACGGAAAAGGAAATATTGTTTCTGCTGATCCATGTTATATGTCACTTGTTCAGGTTGCGAAATCTGTGGGTGCAACCTGGAAGCCTGTTCCTTGCACAGCAGACTGGTCACACGACCTGAAAGCAATGGAAGCTGCCGTAGACAGCGAAACGAAACTGGTTTATGTTTGTAACCCAAACAACCCAACCGGCGCAATCACAAAAGGTCAGGATCTGATCGATTTCTGTTCACGCGTTTCTGAAAAAGTGCCTGTGTTCGTTGATGAAGCTTATATCGAGCTGGCTGTTGGTGCTGATACACAAAGCATGGTTTCGCTATTATCACAAAAGAAAAACGTAATCGTTGCCCGCACTTTCTCTAAAATCATGGGAATGGCTGGTATCCGGGTAGGTTATATGGTTGCATTGCCTTCTTACCTGGCTACAATCAACAAAATTACACGTGGCGGGATGGGAATTTCTTACACTTCCATCTTTGCAGCATCTGCAAGCTTGGACGATGCAGATTTCCAAGGCAACACGCGCAAGCTGAACCACGAGGCAAAACTTTATTTATACGAAAACCTGGACAAATTGGGATACAAATACATTCCGTCTTACACCAACTTCGTACTCTTCCCGATCAGCATTCCAGGCAAAGAGCTCTTGACAAAAATGAGCGAAAAAGGAGTAGCCGTAAGGTCTTTCGATATTCAAAACAAACCGTGGTGCCGCGTCAGCATTGGCACAATGGACGAGATGAAGGCCTTTGTAGGCGCATTGAACCAGCTGAGCTGA
- a CDS encoding helix-turn-helix domain-containing protein: protein MGKNRKHSVAFRLKVVKAYLAGDGINELSRRFKIAKSSVQKWIGHYKQGGGSSLLPQYGHNYTKEFKQQVVHAYQNQGLSLNECCFKFKIPSMSTLHVWIRQYEQFGIDGFITARGRPRSMKNKPKIIKTYGPLTRLEELENENLRLRAENDLLKKLDALIREKEAAQKKKR, encoded by the coding sequence ATGGGCAAAAACAGAAAACACAGTGTAGCTTTCAGGCTAAAGGTCGTTAAAGCCTATCTAGCCGGTGATGGTATCAATGAATTATCCAGACGCTTTAAGATTGCTAAATCCAGTGTGCAAAAATGGATTGGACATTATAAGCAAGGCGGGGGTTCAAGCCTTTTGCCGCAATACGGGCACAATTACACAAAAGAATTTAAGCAACAAGTCGTGCATGCTTATCAGAACCAGGGCTTATCTTTGAATGAGTGCTGCTTCAAATTTAAAATACCCAGCATGAGTACTTTACATGTCTGGATCAGGCAGTATGAGCAGTTTGGTATAGATGGTTTTATCACGGCCCGTGGCAGGCCCAGGTCTATGAAAAACAAACCCAAGATCATTAAAACATACGGTCCATTGACCCGATTGGAGGAGCTCGAAAACGAGAACCTGCGCCTGAGGGCAGAGAATGACTTGCTAAAAAAGCTGGATGCCTTAATCCGCGAGAAGGAAGCTGCGCAAAAGAAAAAGCGTTGA
- a CDS encoding IS3 family transposase, with the protein MTIHGLRQKYPLELLLDLFEIPRSNFYYHIKNSAADSKYKDARRQIRQVYDRHKGRFGYRRITMTIRKMGSNINHKTVLKLMKAMDLKSLVRAKKYRSYKGQTGKVAPNILNRDFKSIKPSQKWATDVSEFRVKDKKLFLSPIIDLFNGEIISYSLSESANFKQVTQMLKTAFKKINKPESLVLHSDQGWQYQMSEYQKMLKSKGITQSMSRKGNCLDNAIIENFFGTIKSELFYLNKYQSIDELKKDIKDYIHYYNKDRIRLNLNGMSPAQYRAHHTNR; encoded by the coding sequence TTGACAATCCATGGGTTAAGGCAGAAATACCCGCTTGAATTGCTTTTGGACCTCTTTGAAATACCCAGAAGTAATTTCTACTACCATATTAAAAATAGCGCTGCCGACAGCAAGTATAAAGACGCGCGAAGGCAGATCAGGCAAGTTTATGATCGGCATAAGGGAAGGTTCGGCTACCGTCGCATTACAATGACTATCCGTAAGATGGGCAGCAACATCAACCATAAAACGGTCTTAAAGCTGATGAAGGCCATGGACCTTAAATCGCTGGTCCGCGCCAAAAAGTACCGCTCTTACAAAGGTCAGACAGGCAAGGTAGCGCCCAACATCCTCAACAGGGATTTTAAATCTATAAAGCCATCACAGAAATGGGCAACGGATGTCTCTGAGTTCAGGGTGAAAGACAAAAAACTTTTTCTATCTCCTATTATTGATCTCTTTAATGGAGAAATCATCAGTTATAGCCTATCTGAATCGGCTAATTTCAAACAAGTCACACAAATGCTCAAAACCGCATTTAAAAAGATAAATAAGCCAGAAAGCCTGGTGCTACATTCGGATCAGGGATGGCAATACCAAATGAGTGAATATCAAAAAATGCTCAAATCAAAAGGCATTACCCAAAGTATGTCCAGAAAAGGCAATTGCCTGGACAACGCTATTATTGAAAACTTTTTTGGAACAATTAAATCGGAATTGTTCTACCTGAACAAATATCAAAGCATTGATGAGCTCAAAAAAGACATCAAAGATTACATTCACTATTACAACAAAGATAGGATCAGGCTTAATTTAAATGGAATGAGCCCGGCTCAATACCGGGCTCATCACACTAATCGTTAA
- a CDS encoding glycoside hydrolase family 25 protein: MAKRKVRASAAKAKYLKPLPAKGWAIIAGVILFIGALIWWSDKKDVNKWEFIAKFGIKLPLRYAIHGIDVSHHNAKINWDKLKKTRSENIGIDFVYIKATEGATHLDRQFKRNWTEAKRVGMRRGAYHFYNPRVMSDRQVRNFIGQVRMEPGDLPPVLDLETHANKPDDIIIKGVKNWLEQIEAHYGVKPIIYVNEYFYKKYIAGNFDEYPLWLAGYSRTHLDDLASDAHVLFWQHSEKGWADGIRGFVDYNVFLHEPEDWQNLAN; the protein is encoded by the coding sequence ATGGCAAAAAGGAAAGTTCGGGCTTCGGCGGCCAAAGCAAAGTATTTGAAACCATTACCGGCAAAGGGCTGGGCGATCATTGCCGGGGTGATTTTGTTTATCGGTGCGCTGATCTGGTGGAGTGATAAGAAGGATGTAAATAAATGGGAGTTCATCGCCAAGTTCGGCATCAAGCTGCCGCTTCGCTACGCCATTCACGGTATTGACGTCTCACACCACAATGCAAAAATCAATTGGGACAAACTGAAAAAAACGCGTTCCGAGAACATTGGGATAGATTTCGTCTACATAAAGGCCACAGAAGGCGCAACGCATTTAGACCGACAATTCAAGCGGAACTGGACCGAAGCGAAGCGGGTCGGGATGCGCCGGGGCGCTTATCACTTTTATAATCCAAGGGTAATGTCAGACAGGCAGGTCCGGAATTTCATCGGGCAAGTGCGGATGGAGCCGGGCGATCTGCCGCCTGTTCTCGACCTCGAAACACACGCCAACAAGCCGGACGACATCATTATAAAAGGCGTTAAAAACTGGCTGGAACAAATTGAAGCACATTACGGCGTGAAACCGATCATTTACGTCAACGAATATTTTTACAAAAAATACATTGCCGGAAATTTTGATGAATATCCCCTCTGGCTAGCCGGTTATTCCCGCACGCACCTGGACGACCTGGCATCCGACGCGCACGTGCTCTTCTGGCAACACAGCGAAAAAGGCTGGGCGGATGGGATCAGAGGGTTTGTGGACTATAATGTGTTTTTGCACGAACCGGAAGACTGGCAGAACTTGGCAAACTAG
- a CDS encoding type II toxin-antitoxin system RelE family toxin, with amino-acid sequence MKVEFLRKFSKDLDNLKKPAIKLALTELIKSLEDADSLKDIPHTKKLKGFSNAYRIRIGDYRVGIFVENDIVELARIAHRKDIYNVFP; translated from the coding sequence TTGAAAGTTGAATTCCTAAGGAAGTTTTCCAAAGATCTGGACAACCTTAAAAAGCCCGCTATCAAGCTCGCACTCACCGAACTCATCAAATCTCTCGAAGATGCGGACTCACTGAAAGACATTCCCCATACGAAGAAATTGAAAGGCTTTTCAAACGCTTACAGAATCCGTATCGGTGATTACCGTGTTGGGATTTTTGTTGAAAATGACATCGTGGAGCTAGCCAGAATAGCACATCGCAAGGACATTTATAATGTTTTTCCCTAA